A segment of the Bdellovibrio bacteriovorus genome:
GGTTTGTGAGGCGCAGATTATTCCAGAGAAAACCGTGCTTGAGCCCAGCCTAAGGTTGGAGCTGAATTCGCTGCACAAGATTCTGACCCGTTGGATCCAGACGCATATTCCGGACCCGGCTCAGAGGGATATTTTCATGAGAAATCTGACTCACCCCGAGGAAATCGTGGGGAGTTTTGCTTCCTATCTGGTGCGCGACTATGATTTGCAGCAGATGGTATTGGAGTACGACGACATCAACGAGAAGGTGCATTTCCTGCACCGTCTGATGGAGTCCAACGAACTGACTACGTAAGTTTGTTGCTGCGGATGAAGAACACCCATTGCAGCAACACCACCCAGATACAGTGAGCCAGTGCCAAGTGCACGATCTTCATCCACACCGGCGCATGCAGAAGCAGCGTCGCAATTCCGAACAAAATCCCCGCAATCAAAAGACCCGTCATTTGCACCGAACGCTTTTGCACGAGCTGTGATTCGGTTGTCTGTGCCTTCAGCCAGAAGAACAGCGCAAGGCTGCCGCCGCCCAACAATGCCAGCACCGGGTGGAAACCGCGAATGCGCACCAGGAAGTGGGATTCGCTTGAGAAATCATCCAGCAACCCCTGGAGCAGGTTGTCCGTCGGGAAAAGAGAATTTGAAAGAGATGCCCAGGCGCCGGTGATGCCGATAACGACAATCACCCAGGGAAGCAGACGATAACGGCGGTCCTGGGTTGTGGGAACTCGCAAGTCTTCAGTTAACAAGGCGGCGGCATAGGTCAGTGCCACCGATCCCGTCAGCAGGAAAGAGTTGATCTGGTGTAACGCCATGATGAACGCGCGATAGGGAGTGTCGTTCGTGGTGACCAGGCCGAACAAAACCAGTTTTGCTCCCAGCAGAGCTTCTGAAATTGTGAAGATCAAAGTGGCCAGGGCCGCTTTGCGGGCATAGTGACCTTTTGGGTAAAGCTTGCGGGACACCCACCAGAAGTAAATCACCACCAAACCGTAAATTCCCGACATCAGACGATGGCCGTATTCAACCCAGGTTTTTCCGCGTTCAGCTTCCGGGATCAGTTGCCCGTGGCACAGCGGCCAGGTGTCGCCGCAACCATCACCAGAATGAGAAATCCTCACCCAAGCACCCCAAAGGATCACCAGAAGGGTGTAAACGAGCAGGCCAAATGCAAATTGCTTGTATTGAGAGCGTTTCATAGTGATTTTTGAAGTATCACGCCCGTTGGAGGGGGTCAATTCAAGGCTGTTCGATTGACTTCCAATCCCAGAAAAGCGTTAAATGAGCTATGTCTGAATCCAAGCACGCTCATCATCACCATTCGCATTCTCACGGCCACCACCATCATCATTCCCATGGCGCGGCGGTGGGGCGCATGACCTTTGCTTTGGTGCTGAATCTGACTTTCGCGGTGATTGAACTGATCGGCGGGCTTTGGACGAACTCGGTGGCGATTCTTTCAGATGCGCTTCATGATTTCGGTGACGCCATCGCGATGCTTTTGGCGATCATTCTGGAAAAGGTGTCGCACAAACAAAGTGATGGCAAGTTTTCCTATGGTTATCGTCGTTTTTCCACCCTCGGGGCGGTGATCACCGGTCTGATTTTGGTCTTGGGTTCGATCTTCATTCTGGTCGAGGCTGTACCGCGTTTGTTCGCCCCTCAGCAGCCCCATGCCGACGGCATGATTTTGCTGGCTTTTTTGGGAGTGGCGGTGAATGGTTTTGCGGCCTACCGCGTATCCAAGGGCGAGTCGCTGAATGAAAAAATGCTGATGTGGCATATGATCGAAGATGTTTTGGGCTGGGTGATGGTCCTTGTCGGCGCGCTGGTCATGAAATTTTTTGATGTGCCACAACTGGATGCGGGGATGGCGATCGCCCTAGCGTCGTGGATTTTGTACAATGTGGTTCGCAACTTGCGGGAGGCCTTGAAGGTGTTCCTGATGGCTTCGCCAAGTCATATTCAGGTGGCGGATGTGGAAAAAGCCATTTTGGAAGTGGATCAGGTGGTGGGTGTGCACCATGCGCATCTGTGGTCTTTGGATGGTGAAAGCCACATCTTTACAGGGCATGTAGTTGTGGCCAGCGGTGCGGGGGCTGCGGATATTGAAAAAATCAAAAATGAGGTCAAAAAAAGGGTGCGTGATTTCGGCATTGTCGAAGCCACCATCGAAACGGAATCTGATGGCACTCACTGCGCGGATCCGGAACACCACTAAGACTGTTTACAAATGAAACGTTTTTTAAGCCCGGCCCAGCCGGGCTTTTTCTTTTCCACAATCTCTGTCTGAGTCAGCTTCATTCCACAGTCGGCGCACTTCGCTTCAGCGTGAGACACGGCTTCATTTCAAATTCATAAAACTTTGTGATTTCCATCAGTTTTTTCATATAATTACCGATAAAGGTACGGGTCGTAGAAAATAAGGAACCATTTATGCTGAATACGGTACGTAACACCAAAGGTAATATTTTGCTGCAAATTCTCGCGGCCACCGCGGTGATGAGCACGTCCTTTTACTTTCTAACGAATTACGTGATCGGGCAAAGGCAGCAGGTCAGTAAGACCTCCAACGTCGTAAACCTGCGATTTGCTTTGAACAGTGCCATGGATTACGTGATTTTCGGGGTCCGTCAGAAGTACTGCTTCTCCAGCGACAATCTGCTGATGAATGACCTGGGGGCTGAGTGTAACCTGGCGCACACGGGAAGTGTTGAGCGTCTGATTATGTCCACTGAGCAGGAAAACTTCATTCGTCAGTTGGTGAATGACGGAAAAAATGTGGGCCCGCTGGAGTCCAACGCGCTGACTCAGAACAAGATTCGTCTGAAAACAATTGTGCGCCTGCTGGAAGTTGGCAAGGCAACAACAACGCATCCCTTATTCCCTGTCCTTGAAAGCTTAAAAACAGTTCGCAATGAAAACGGTGAAGTTGTCAAAGTCGCAGCTATTCGTGTGACGTTGACTCGCAATGAAAGCATCAACCTGCCAAAGGCAGGTCGTGAGGTGTATGTTGATTCCCGTGTCGATCTGGTGGATTCCCTTGGCAATGTTAAGCCGATTAAAGTGGGCAATAAAGAGCTAAGTCTGAAATCCCAGATCGTTATTTACCCGCGTGAGGTGGGATCTTTTGCCTTGCTAGTGCCGCAGGATCTGTACATGGACCGCTCGTGGGATTCGCCGATGAATGCCGGGGATGTGGCTTTGCACAAGTTCTCCAGCCGCAAAGAAATGGCGGGAAGCTCTGGCCTTGTTTTCCAGAGTCCGGTGTTTGTAAATCGCAATATCTATTTGCCTACGGATGAGTCGGGTGATGATGCTTCTCCGGATTCCATCAATTATGCCGGTGTGACGTTTGCTGACCGGGTGTATATGGGGAACGGTGATATCATGACTTCCAAAGGGAAGTTTTCGCCGAGATCCTCGGGCCAGATGGGAGACCGTTTCTGGGCGGATGTTCGCACCTTTGGGGGATTCCTCAAAGGGGTTGAAAACGACGGGGGGCTTGATGCCGGTCTCGTCTATCTTTCTGATAAAACCAAAAGCATTAATGTTGATAAAACTTTGATGGCCAAGTGTCAGGACATGAGCACCAAGCAGGCGGATAAAACCAGCGTTTACCGTTCAGAGTTGGGCGCTCGCAGGACCGATGACGGCTATAATGAAGCCGATTACCGTCTTTATCTGTCGAACTGGAACTATTTCAGTCGTCAGAGTAATGCCCTGCAGGTCGATAAAACAAGATGGGGTAACGGAAAAGTCGAGGTCGACTCCAATGATTACAATGATGCGGTCGTGAAGATTATGCTGGCCGTGGGTGATCGCGTTGTTGAGGCCCAGTTGCCTCGCACGGGGTCTGTGACCTTCACTCCTGAAGTGGGATCTGCGGCATTTGAATCCGCGTTGAGGAGCAAAGTCAAAGCCTCTCAGACGACTTATGATGCTGCTGTAAAGGCGGAATCCGATCTGACTGACTCCCTGGCTTCTTATCGTGCGGATCTTAAGGATAAAGAGGCTGATCTTTCCGCTGAAATGGCTAAACCCGTGAAGGGCAGTCTTGCTGGTGGCAGCACAGGCTCCGGATCAGGTTCTGGCACGGGTACCGGCACTGGTACTGGAAGTGGCACCGGCAGCGGTGGCACTAAGACAGTTGAAAAAACTTTGGAATCAGAATCGACAGTGGAAGATTCTGGCGTAGCGGACTCAGGCTCTGGTTCCGGTTCCGGCTCCACAGGTACGGGCGGAACCAAAATTGACTATCGCGATGAAAAACTCGTGGCAGAGCTGGAAAGAGCAATCAGTGATCTTAAAAAAATTATCAGCGATTTGAACAATAATAAAATTCCGGCCCAGTCTTCGGTGGTGAATCTGGCATCCAAACAACTGGATACAGACAAAACTGCTTTGAATACTTATGAGCTGCAAAAAGCCAATCCGCCAAAAATTACGGTGGAGGTTTCCAAGGCTTCTAACGCCTATTACTTTGACAAGCTCAATCTGGAAGTGTCTGCGAAAAACGTGCAGAACATGATTGATAAAAACGGGAACTATTCTGAACCGGTCATCGGTGTTCAGGCCTACGACAGTACATACTATAAAAGTAACCCGATCGATCCAAAGAACGAGAACACCAAATTGTTGGGTTACATCAACATGACCTTCAATAATAACAAGACCCAGTTGAATTTCCCTTCGAATATTTCCCGCGAACCAAAAGGCGGATCAGCGGTTCAATTGGCCGAGGACAATGACCTTGAGACCATGATGACCGAATGTTCGAAAGCCTATGGTACGATGACCTCGGCTTCCTTTGGTGGTGCCGGCTGGGATGTCAGCTTTGCGCCTACTGCACGAACCTCCTGGAACTTTGCGGGGGCGGATGACAGCAAGGATATGAAGGCCGACCCGGCATTGGCCACTTTTGAGTTCGACAACATGACCCAGGCAAATGCGACCTTCCAGGTGCGCTCTATCGTCGGGAAATGTGTGATCAAGGCCAGTACGACTTTTGTTACCGGCTTTATGACCTGTGATGAACTTCACATTGAGGCCAGAAGTGCTCCTCTAAGAATTATCGGGACCTTTATTGTGGGTCGAATGAAAATTCATCCGACCGCCATCAAATCCGGGATCAACTGGAGCAGCGTCTATCATCCTCAGGCCACCCGCGAATTGCGAGCGGCAGGAAATCCACGAATTCTTCGTTCATTCAGTGGCACGGACTGTAATGCGACCAGCAATGAACCTATTTGGCATCCCATCCCTTCAATCAAGGCCGTGGCCGATCGTATGAATTGCAATACGATCAGTCTTCGTGCCAAGGCTGATCCATTCCAGTGGACTTCAGTGGATCCGGATTGTGGTATTGCGGCGGGAACCATGGCATCCAACACCACATGTAAACGCCGTTTGGTTCGATTCTTCGTGGTTGAACAGTCCCGCGAGGGAGGTATTTAATGAAAATGCAGAACGTAATTGGCAATCAGAAAGGTCAGACCATTGTTGAAGCCATTGTGGGCTTTGGTTTGATTACCATGGTGGGATTGACCTTCGTTGGCGGAATGGTGTCCCTGCGTAACACCACGAAAAGCACAATCCTGCTTTCTTCCACTGACAAGCAGGTGACTGATATTGCTGAAAACATCAAAGCAGGTGTTGAAAACTATCAGATCAATTATGACTCCAATCGCAGTGTGTCCGAACTGTTGAATCCGGATAATCTGCCGATGGCATGGGATAACGGAAAGGTGGCTTTGCGCAAGGAATGTGAAACCTGCCAGGGCACCTATGGCTATGTGATCCAGCCTTATCCAGAATTCCGCGGACTTTATAAAGTGACTTTGCGAGTGACTCATAAGTCGTGGATTGAAAAGGGTGAGGCCTTTAAAGACTATCATTTCGTGGTGAGTGCAAAATGAAGAATTTAAACAATCACGGTTTAACGGCAGTTGAATTGGTTATCGGGGTGGGGTTGGTCGCCATTCTGACAAGTGTCGTTGTAACGACGCAGCTGACTGTTACCAAAGATCAAGTGAAGATGACCAAAGAGCTGGAAGACTCCATTGATACCAAGCTGGCAGAACGAATTCTGTTCAGTGATTTTAACAATGTGGATCCTTCCTATAACAATCTGACCGTGAAGGATGATTCCGGGAAGATGTTTTTTGACTATTACCCTGATGTTCCTGCCAACGCCATTAAAAATGGACTTGAAAGGAATGCGACTCTTTCTCTGACGGGCAGAAAAGAATTCGTGATCATGACACAGGATCCGGCAGCCGGTGGCGTGCTGGTGTACGACCCGGTTTTTGCTTATGAGGTCGGACCCGCTCCGGATGATTTCAATGTGGCTGCAAGTCTTACATTCAAGGGTTTGAATTATAACGATAAGGTGGCTTCCCAAAGACCTGCGATGTGGAATACTGGTCGTACCGTCATGCTGGATACGCCGGCCCGACTGCGCCCGCTGGTTAATGGCGTGGCCAATATGCAGGTGGCGCCGCGAAGTCCCATTTACGTGGGTACAGTTCATGGAATCAGCACGGTTTCAGACTCTAATATCAGTACGTACGTGAATATGAATCACCCGGAAACAGGCGAACATCTGGCTTCTGCGGACTTGTTCCTGCGTCGAGCACCTTCCATTGGGGGTGGTCAAAGTCTGATTCGTCTGCGCGCGGTGCATTTGATCAAATACTATCTGGAAGAAATGAAAGAAACCGGCAGTACTCAGCGTATGGCAAGACTGTACAAGGTGAGTTATGCAGAGGGGCGTTGGGGAACGCCGGTTCTGCTGGCCGATCGGGTGGAGAAATTAAGTCTTCGCCGCGATTCGATTCTGAAACGAATGATTTATTTTAAAGTTAAGAAAGTTGATACGACTAAGACCGCAAGTCTGTAGTTGTTTTCAGGGGGAAATTATGGGGAACAATAAATTCAAAATGATCGTAGTCGCGGGGATGTTGATCTCTGGCGCAGCTCAGGCTGAAGACAAAGACTTCCCGATGTCGGTGAACAGTGCCAGTTCCGGTGAAACGGTGACGGCGGCGCCTGCTTCCGGCATGGTCAGTCGCGCAGCAAAGGACACAGTCACAGTTAGGTTGAATAACTCTTGTTTCCCAACGAATCTTCGCGGGGTGACAAATCCTTTGGCTGCGACGGCAATTATCACAGCGCAGTTTACCCTGGTGCTTGGTGGTAAGGACTATGCATTCACAGTGAAGTACCCCAGTGACCTGGTTCTGAAAACAGGAATGACGACAGGAACTCCGGCGCCGATGGCGGCGGACAAATTTGTTGTCAGTGGCGCTTCCGGCACGGCAGCTCTGTTTGGAAACACAGTTTTGATGAAAACAAAAGTTCCGACCACGGTCAGTGTTGATGACGAGGGGCAGGTGATGATCCCTGAAAAAGGTGACGTATCCCTGAAATCCTCAAGCTTCGTGCAGACTGTGAACTGTGATGGCTCGGCAGCGGTATACGGTCAATACGGCTATTCCTCTTATACTCCCACCCGCAAATGCGGTGACTATATGGGTAAGGACGGCGCCATTACAGCGTCTTTCGGTGGAATTTCAGTGTCAGCGGATAAATCGGTGGTGGACATCAACGTGTCCTTCCCGGGTGAAACAGGTTTCTGCGGTGGTTACTGGTCGCCGTTGATGGTCTTCTTTGACGATCAAAGACCAAACTTCAATAACATGAGCGACTTCCCGTTGAATCCGATTGGCAAAACGCACTGGCCGGAAGCCAACGCTCCAGGCTGGTTCGTGGCTTTGGACCGTGACAAATCCGGAAAAATCGACCAGAAGGATGAGCTCTTCGGTGACAATGCGTCTCAGGTGAACGGATTTGAGGTGCTAAGAGCCTTTGATTCCAACAAAGATGGTGTGATCGATCACCGTGACAAGGGCTTCAAAAAGCTGGTGATGTGGCAGGATAAAAACGGCGATGGCATCTCTCAGAAAGACGAGATGATCCCGCTGCACACCAAAGTCACCAAGATCTCATTGAACTATGAAAAGGGTGTGGTAAGTCCGATTGGTGCTTATGCCGAGGCCCGCGAGCGTGCGGATTTCTGGTATAAAGACGGCAAGAAGATCAAAAAAGGCAAGATCGTGGATATCTGGCTGGCTCCGGCAGAAACGAAGCTCAGTCAAAGATAGGTCACTGCTTTAAAAGTTCCTGAATTTTCTTTTCCAAAGCCTGTGAGTTTTTTTCGTCATAACCACGATAAAAAACCACAGGCTTTAACTTTTTATCAAACACATAAAGTGTCGGCAAAGCGAGAACTTTAAAGTCCTCCAGAACCAGACGTCCCTGGTCGTGATAAAGCGGGAACTCAAGTTTGACGGTCTTTAAAAAGGCCTCGCGTTCAGCGACCTCTTCGTCTTCGTTCACTCCCAGCACCACCAGTCCCTGACTGCGATACTTTTTATAGAGGCTGTTATAGTGCGGCAAAGCGGCTTTGCACGGCTCACACCAAGCCGCCCAGAAGTCCACCAGAACAACCTTACCCTGAAGGTCCTTGAGTGTTTTGATATCGCTTTTATTCAAAGCCACCGTCGGCAGTCGTTTGAATTCCACGGTGGAGGGCATTTCTTTGGCAAAGACCGAAGAGGCGCAAAGCAAAAGCAATACAGGCAGAAATCTCATTTAAGAGATCCTTTCAATATACTTTAAAAGCAAATCCCGCCCGCGCACCTTGGCCCGCAGGACCGCGAGGAAGATAAACACCCCGCCGGTCTTGCGATCCAGGAAAATGATTTCCCGCGGAGGCGTGCGGAAATGGAAGCCACGGATGATCTGAAATACTTTTTTGGAAAGTCGCTGGGGCAGGGTGGTGTTTTTCCAGTCATAAGTTCCATCCGCTGCAATCTGTCCCTGGTTGTTGCGGGGATCGGTGTATTCAATAAACGGCTCGACCGTTTCAAAGCAAAATTCTTCAAACACCTGCTTTAAGACCGGATCATCATTGTCATGGACGAACTTTAAATCCATGGCCGCCTTCATAAACAGAGCCCGGTCGTTCAGCAGTGAGCCCTTGACCATGCGGCGATAAGGAGTCAGGAAGTCCAGATCATAGGAACGGGTCGCGCCGAAATCAAAAAGAACCAACTGATCCCGCCCCTGGGGATCAATGCGGATGCGATAGTTGCCGGCGTGAGGATCGGTTTGAACGACGCCCCACTCAAAGATTTCTTTGAAGTAAAGATCCAGGAAATTCAATGCCAAGCGGTTGCGGCGTTCCTGTGGCAGGCTTTGAATCAGGGAATCATCGGCGCGCAGGCCTCTTTCAAAGGTGGTGGCCAGAATGCGGGGCCCTGAAAATTCACGAATGACTTTGGGAACCACAAAGCGGCTGTCGCCAGCCAGGCGGTTGTGAAAATCCTCTGTCAGAGTGGCTTCCATCTCATAGTCGGTTTCCTGCACCAGCATTTCCCGAACCTCGGCAAACACCGGATCCATATTGAAATCCTTGGGCAGAAGTTTCAAGGTGCCCAGAAGTGTCTTGATCGCGCGAAGATCACTGTCGATGGCGCGGTCCACATTCGGGTACTGGATTTTCAGCACAATGCTTTCGCCCGTGGCCTTGATGCGCGCACGGTGAACCTGACCCATTGAAGCGGAGGCTAGGGCTTCTTTTTCAATTTCCAGAAGCTCCAGCTTTTCCGGAGGCAGTTGCTTTTTCAAAGTCGGCTCGATCGCCTCCCAAGAAAGAGGTGGGGAATCATGCTGCAGGGACTTCAACAGGTCATTGGCTTCCGGAGGCAGAAAATGTTCGCCATACATGGAAAGCATCTGGCCGGCCTTCATCAGGCTGCCTTTAAGTTCACCCAGTTCCGCACTGATGCTTTGAGCCTGGTTTTGCAAAAGCTGTTTCCAGGTTTCCTCTTTGGACTCTTTGGATTTTAAAGCGGTGGTGACCCCGTGCTGGGCGATGGAGGCTCCGGCTTGGATGGTTAATTTGGCCAGAGAAAGACTGCGCGAAAAGACCGAGGATTTGATCTTCTCAATCTTTTTTGTATGTTTTTTGGCAGACTTTTTTTCGTCCATAGAATCCCAATTTACCTTAAGTAGGTGAAATGTTAAACTTTTATTCCTATGTCAAAAGTCACAGTTTTTTGGTTCCGCCGCGATCTCCGTCTAGATGATAATGCGGGGCTGTATCACGCCCTTAAAGAACGCTCTGCGGTGTTGCCGCTGTTTATCTTTGATTCTGAAATCCTGGAAAAACTCGACGACCCCGCAGATGCGCGAGTGACATTCATTTATGATCAGATTCAGGATCTTAAACAGCAATTGAAAGCCAAAAAATCGGATTTGCTGGTTCGCCATGGCAAACCTCTGGAGGTCCTTAAAGACCTGTCAGCCGAAATGACAATTGAAGCCATTTACACCAATCATGACTATGAGCCGGCGGCCCGCAAACGGGATGAGAAGGTGGCAGCCTGGGCGGCGAAAGAGCACATTGCGTTTTTAACTTTCAAGGATCAGTGCCTGTTTGAAAAAGACGAGATCCTGACCGATGCGCGAAAGCCCTACACCGTGTATACGCCTTACAAAAACAAGGTGCTGGCGAACCTGACTCCGTTTTATCTGAAGTCGTATCCCAATGAGCTGTATGAAAGCAGTTACGCCAAAGTCAAAAAAACCGAGGCGATGCCGACGTTGAAAAGTCTGGGCTTTGAGCGCAGCCAGATCGAGTTCCCGCCGATGGAACTATCCACAAAAATGTTGAAGACCTATCAGGCGACGCGGGACTTTCCGGCCAACGAAAAGGGCACATCCCACCTGGGACTGCATCTGCGCTTCGGGACTTTAAGTGTGCGTGAACTGGCACGCGAAGCCAAAAAGTATTCACCCGTTTGGTTGAGCGAACTGATCTGGCGTGATTTCTTTATGCAGATTCTGTGGCATTTTCCCCAAGTGGAAAAACAGAGTTTCCGTCCCGAGTACGACAAAATCGCCTGGCGTACGTCCAAGGCCGATTTTCAGAGGTGGTGTGAGGGGCAAACCGGGTACCCTCTGGTGGATGCAGGTATGCGGGAACTGAATGCCACTGGATATATGCACAACCGCGTGCGCATGGTGGTGGCAAGTTTCCTGTGCAAGCACCTTTTGATTCATTGGTATGAAGGCGAACGGTACTTTGCCAAAAAGCTTTTGGACTATGATTTATCAGCCAACAATGGCAACTGGCAGTGGGCGGCAGGATCAGGTTGTGATGCGGCTCCGTACTTTAGAATCTTCAACCCGCAAACTCAGTTTGAGAAGTTTGATCCGGATGGCAAGTATGTGCAAAAATGGGTTCCAGAGTACGGAACGGATGCATATCCAGAGCCCATGGTGGATCACAACGAAGCCCGCGGGCGCTGTTTACAGGCATTCACCAAGGTTTTGAAAAAGTAGGAGGCAGTCATGCGAATTCTGATGACCGGAGCGACGGGATTGATCGGACGGGAGCTGGGGAAAGTTCTGGCGGAAAAAGGCCATGACCTTTATGTCGTCAGTCGTGATCAGGCCAAGGCCCGCGAACAGCTCCCTTTTCCCTGTGAAATCATTGAAGGGGATTTAAATACAAATCCGCTGCATGATTCCCGTCTGGCCAAGGTTGAGGTCGTCTTCAACCTGATGGGCGAATCCATTGCGGGTGAACGCTGGAGCGAGGAAAAGAAAAAGCGCATTTATCAGTCCCGGGTCATGGGCACGCGCCATTTGGTGCAAAGCCTGCCCGAAAACTTGAAGTGTTTTATTTCTTCTTCCGCGATGGGGATTTACGGGGATCAAAGTGACACCCCACTGACTGAGGATTCTTCGCACGGAGAGGATTTCCTGGCCAACGTCTGCAAAGAATGGGAAGCCGAAGCCGCCAAGGCGCCGGGTCGTTCGGTCTTTGTGCGTACCGGGATTGTGCTGGCCAGGCAGGGCGGGGCATTGGATCAGATGCTATTCCCGTTCCGCAGCGGTGTCGGTGGGGTCCTTGGTGACGGCAAGCAGTGGATGAGCTGGATCCACTTAAAGGATATTGTCGGTCTTTATCTTTTTGCTCTGGAACATCATGATGTGGAAGGTGCGTTGAATGCGGGGGCTCCGCATCCAGTCACCAATCGAGAGTTCTCTGAAACTCTGGTGCAGTCTTTGGGGACCCGTCTGGGGCCGGCCGTGCCTCTTTTTGCCTTGAATGTGTTATTCGGTGAACTGGCGAAGTCCTTGGTGGCCTCGGCTCGTATGGTTCCGGAAAAAGCGCAGCGTTTGGGATACAAGTTCCACTATGAAAACCTGCTGGAGGCGCTGAACGAAATCTGTCTGCCATTCAAGATGGGGGAAGAGATTTTCGTGGCTGAGCAGTTTGTCCCGGCACCTCCGGAAAAGCTGTTTCCGTTTTTCAAGGATGCCCACAATCTGGAGCGCATCACGCCGCCCACACTGAATTTTTTGATTGAGAAAATGTCGACACCGGAAATCGGGCAGGGGACCCTGATAGATTACCGGCTGAAGATTCACGGTGTTCCCGCCAAATGGAAAACCGAAATCGACGAGTGGCAGCCGCCCTTTAAGTTCGTCGACAATCAGTTGAAAGGCCCTTACCGGCTTTGGCATCACACGCATGAATTCCGTCCATTCTGCGGGGGGACTTTGCTGGTGGATCGGGTTCGCTACCGCATGCCGATGGGCTTTTTGGGATGGCTGGTGGCAAATCGTTTCGTCAGAAAAGATGTGGAAAACATCTTTGCCTTTCGTCGCAAGTACATCGCCAATATGGGAACGTTGCCAACCAAGACCGACTGATCACTGACGGTTGCGCAGCTCGCGCAGGTATCGGAACTGTTCAGCGTCTTGGGCCAGCAAAAAAGGATTCGTGCTTTCTTCGATGGAAAGTTTCAAAGGAACGCTGGGAAGCCCCAGGTCCCGGCGATTGGACAGTTCGTTGGCGTAAAGTTCCAGCGCTTCGGAATCGCCGGTGATGGGGGTGTTGTCCTGATTTGTCAGAATCCGGCAGAAGTCCAGGTTGCGTTCGGTGTATTCATGCGTGCAGTAAATCAGCGTCTGGGGCGGAAGCTTCTTGATGCGCTGAAGACTTGCATAGCCCTGTTCGTGGCTGCCTTCAAACAATCTTCCGCAACCCAGCCCGAAAATCACATCGCCGGAAAAAAGCCATTTGTGCTGTTGATCCCAGTAAGCGATATGCCCCAGAGTGTGACCGGGAAGCTCCAGAATGGTGAATTCCCAAGGGGACAGTTTCACCACATCGCCTTCTTTCAGCCAGTGATCTGCCTGGGGGATCTGCTTCTGATTTTTTTCAGGGGCATACACCGGACAGCCGAAGGTGTTCTTCAGGGCAGCGACTCCGCCAATGTGATCTGAATGATGATGAGTCACTAAAATGGCTGTGAGGTCGAGCTTTTTTGCGCGCAGAAACTCGGTGACCGGCCCCGCATCGCCCGGATCAACAACAACGGCCTTTTTCCCCGCGTTGTCGATCAGGACAAAGACGTAGTTATCGTCAAAGATGGGGATCAGCTCTACATGCTCGTTTTTCATCATGTCTTATTCTTGCAGTTGTACGGGGCTTCGACAAG
Coding sequences within it:
- a CDS encoding TIGR01777 family oxidoreductase, translating into MRILMTGATGLIGRELGKVLAEKGHDLYVVSRDQAKAREQLPFPCEIIEGDLNTNPLHDSRLAKVEVVFNLMGESIAGERWSEEKKKRIYQSRVMGTRHLVQSLPENLKCFISSSAMGIYGDQSDTPLTEDSSHGEDFLANVCKEWEAEAAKAPGRSVFVRTGIVLARQGGALDQMLFPFRSGVGGVLGDGKQWMSWIHLKDIVGLYLFALEHHDVEGALNAGAPHPVTNREFSETLVQSLGTRLGPAVPLFALNVLFGELAKSLVASARMVPEKAQRLGYKFHYENLLEALNEICLPFKMGEEIFVAEQFVPAPPEKLFPFFKDAHNLERITPPTLNFLIEKMSTPEIGQGTLIDYRLKIHGVPAKWKTEIDEWQPPFKFVDNQLKGPYRLWHHTHEFRPFCGGTLLVDRVRYRMPMGFLGWLVANRFVRKDVENIFAFRRKYIANMGTLPTKTD
- the gloB gene encoding hydroxyacylglutathione hydrolase — translated: MMKNEHVELIPIFDDNYVFVLIDNAGKKAVVVDPGDAGPVTEFLRAKKLDLTAILVTHHHSDHIGGVAALKNTFGCPVYAPEKNQKQIPQADHWLKEGDVVKLSPWEFTILELPGHTLGHIAYWDQQHKWLFSGDVIFGLGCGRLFEGSHEQGYASLQRIKKLPPQTLIYCTHEYTERNLDFCRILTNQDNTPITGDSEALELYANELSNRRDLGLPSVPLKLSIEESTNPFLLAQDAEQFRYLRELRNRQ